One Hippoglossus stenolepis isolate QCI-W04-F060 chromosome 6, HSTE1.2, whole genome shotgun sequence genomic window, TCATCACTGTCCAGTGATTTCAGGTGACCGTGATGATGAACCTGCTCAGTCCAGAGAAACAGCACAATGTAGAACCCCCCCTCTGCCCCAGCTGAACAACACCACTCACTGGACCACTGAACAGTTGTCATGCCACAAGTCAACGACGAGCATGCTGCCGACCGGCCGGACGAGCAGAGCAGGAGCCGCAGCGAATAATAAAGATAATGTACAatagagaggtcagaggtcaccatgacggaaacagcagcagaacagcaATCGTTTTAAATGAGTTTCATTCAGTCTGACGTCAGATCCGCTGTTACAGGAAGTGTCTCACCTGCCTCAAGAAGAACAGATGCTCTGAGTCACggatagaaaaaaacacttgagtcAAAGTTCCCGATGTTTGGGAGACGAGACGAGCTTCACCAACGGCACCGCGAACATCACTCAACAAAATAAAGATTACAATCGTAAGAGTAAAACCAAACTAAAGGAAGAAAAGAGTTAAAGTGAACATCTGACCTGAGGAAACCACTTGAagaaatacaacacaactgaatattaatgtgaGCCGGCGGAACTCCATGTACGGTTACATCTACAgaatcaccatggcaaccgcATCAGCATTCTAAAGACGACATGACAACAGAGtcaacatggctgctgctgacacTGGTATCAGATCTAAACTCCACGAACTCACGGGGAGGAAATCTGGAGCCGAGCGTCGTCGTCTCAACTATAAACAATGTTTGACCTTTTTGAGCGTTTTCTTTTTAGAAAGAACGTTTACAACTAAAACAGCAGAACTGTTGAGTTCAgggaacaggaggagaagaagcacGGAGGAGTAAAGATGGAGAGAACAGTTCTACGACGTCATCTCAATGGTGTGCGGCACCGTGAGCTCGGAGCTGGAGGAGTTGACTCCCTCGGGAAGGGTGTTGGTGGTAGTGCGGCTCCGGACTCCATCTGTGGAGCCGACACTGGAGGCCGAGTGAGTCCTGGAGCGAACCAGCCGGGTCATACCAGCTGTGGGCACTGAGGGGGGGGCAGAGACATGTCAGCAgcattcaggtgtgtgtgtgtgtgtgtgtgtgtgtgtgtgtgtgtgtgtatctgaatCGTCCTCACTGCGGCCGAGCAGCTGGATTCAAATCTGAACACGATGAGTCTGAGGCTCCGTTCACACTGAAGATGAAAACGTTCTTGTTTCAGTGTGGACGACAGGAAACGACAGTTACTGCATCAGAAGTGAGTTGGTTGTTATCATGTTGTAAGTGGTCATGTATTTATAGtctatatatatagaacaaCCTGCCCCCCAGCCACAGCTGCCTGTGCAGGAACGAAACAACCTGAAAGTGTTACTGATCAACAGCGCCCCAAACACTTCCAGTATTGACTTGTTCTTTCCACTAGATGGAGATGTGGACCAAACAAACACCTCTGATTTCCtcttgaaaaagaaatcaatgttTGTTCTGCACCAGATTTGTCAACATCACGTTGTGGTCTGACCAGGAGCCACTAGGGGGAGCTGATCTAGAGTCAAGTGACCTTCCCTACGTTTATTTTAACATTCCGAAGAAAATGGAGGTTTAAGAAAATTTATATATGTGCGTCTTATTTAGAGCAACTGACCAGAATCCAAACATCTTGAATTTACTGTCATAAAGATGAAGAACACGAATGAAACTgaggttttagtttttgtttgaaaaatatctgaaatattCTGAAATAGTCAGTTATTTAaagaatagttcacccaaaaatgataattcactcattatctgaGTCTGCAGTGTgaatggagacagacagacagacatacagtaaGACagtaagacagacagacagacagaaagacagacagagagacagacagacagagagacagacaggcagacagacagagacagacagacagacagacagacagacagacagacagacagtaagaCATGCAGACAGTAAGACAGACAGGAAACTAACAGGAAATAGCAACAAAGATGGAAATGGACGGAGGTGAGGGGGGTGCAGGGTTTTGGATTGTGGTTGAAATCCTGATACCTGATTGGTTGCTCAGGTGCTTTAATACAACATGAGGGACTGAAGGAGACAAAGagtgagagggaagaagaagaagaagaagaagaagaagaaggaggaggacaggtTGAGGAACAACTGTAGTTTTaaaagcagaacacacacacacacacacacacacacacacacacacacacacacacacacacacacacacacacacacacacacacacacacacacacacacacacacacacacacacacacacacacacacacacacagctgttcacTGAGCAGTTTGTATGAAACAGGATCATGtcgacagaaacacagagacaaagaccaACATGTCcgataaaaacaacatcactgaGACGTGTTACAgttagtttttctttgtgtgtgtgtgtgtgtgtgtgtgtgtgtgtgtgtgtgttagtgttgaGTGCAGATACTCACTGTAGCCCATCCCCTGCACAAAATACTTGAAGGCCTCTGCTAGTTTTCCAggctgaaaagaaagagaaacacgtGTGTGACTTTCAGAACAGGTCAAAGTTCCAGACACGAGGTCTGTGTGGTTCTAACACAGAGAATCATTCCTCCGACTCACCTGCACCACCTGAGGAAGTCCTCCACAGTCCGCCATCTGACAGGAGGCACATAGAACAACACGTGGTGAGATCACAAGCCTCTGAGGAAAATACCATCATGACTCAACTCCCAGTTTAAAGTTGAGTCCAAACACATGTTAAACCAGGCTTCACTCACAAATTCATGAACAGGTGCGTTAACACAgaaggaagcaggaagtggaattcaacctttttccattttaatcaggtgtatgacctatactgcagccagccaccagggggggatcaagacactttggcttctcttttgggagctgacatgtcgtccatctttatttattgtgcatgagacagacagacaggtacctTGAGCAGGGTGGTCTTGGTCGGGTTCAGTCTGGAGTTACACTCcacctgcaaaacacacacacacacacacacacacacacacacacacacacacacacacacacacacacacacacacacacacacacacacacacacacacacacacacacacacacacacacacacaccagttacATCAATGGTACATCACATACTggctgttgtcatggaaaccgTGCAGACACTCACCACAGCATCAACAGCAGGCGACGTGTCTCCAACCACCAGCAGAGCAGgacacctgagacacacacacacacacacacacacagtgaggctGAGTAACACAATGATGTGTTGTCAGACATTAGACAAAGTCAATTACAAAGTGATACCTGAGTGTGGtgactgtgttttcattcagacCCACGACCGGCCGCTCCATCTGCAACTCAGTACgactacaacacacacacacacacacacacacacacacacacacacacacacacacacacacacacacacacacacacacacacacacacacacacacacacacacacacacacacacacacacacacacacacacagaatttgAAATGACATCACAAGAAGTAAAGGGGGTTAACTCCAAtaacttcagctgctgcagaactgACACTCTGTGAACTCAGGTGATTCTCTACCAGAGACACTTCACACTGTCACATCTTTCACATTTCGTACATTTACGGATCTCCTGGAGTAAAAGTGCGCCCCCTGTCTGTGGAGTCGTACCTGTCGTAGCTGCTGTAGAACATGACCAGGTTATCCTGTGGTATATCCTGAGAGATGTGCAGTCTGTATGTCTGGATGATCTCCTTGTTCTCCGTTAACTCGTCCtacaaacacaggaaactgtTCAGTGACTGGATCCTGATGAaacccgtgtctgtgtgtgtctgtttgtcctcACGGTGCTGAAGTGGTGTCCCATGATGATGTCGACCAGGTTGCTGGTCCAGCCGCtcagctgaaacaaaaacatcccaTTTCAATATATTTCAGTCGTGAGAGAGTCTGAAGTGAAAGTTACTGAGCGACAGAGTGAACAACTGATCGCTGTAACACCAACGTCCAGCTTGTGCTTTACTTCGTTATTAGTGAAGTGTTCAGATGGTCGGACCACAGAGGCGAGGAGAccttaaggtgtgtgtgtgtgtgtgtgtgtgtgtgtgtgtgtgtgtctgtgtgttacctTAGAGGCAGCCCAGTCCATCCAGCCTTTGGCACAGGGGTCAATGTCGATCAGAACTAAACTCTCCACCAGACTTGGCTCAttcagctgaaacacaacagcaataataataataataatgttctgATTAACAATGGCTAGTTTAGGATGAGAAGGAGGAAGTGATGTGGCAGAATGAGGTCGATCTGTTCAATTCTTTCTTCTCTGAACTTCACGAGCGCTTAAATCAGTGGAGTGGtgctctccagctcctccaggattcaaaccaacaaCCCTCCAGCCCCAGTCTGTCCTGTCACAACCGCTTCCCCACAGAGTCACTTGTTTGTTAATAAATCAGTCTAGAGTATTTACTCACAGCCAGTTTGGTGAGTACGTAAGCTCCAGCTCCAACCCCGATACCAATCACACTCTTCACCCTGATGACAACACATGAAATCCAGGGTGAATTAACCAAACGTCCTCCTGTAATACCCAATATGCATTTCACTGCAAGGGCAACAGCAGACTTACTGAAGCTGTGTGAGGACAGATGGCAGCATCTCAGCCAGCTCATCCATGGTGGGGTACTGGtacctgcaaaacacacacacacacacacacacacacacacacacacacacacacacacacacacacagtctctattttgctctgtgtttggtctccaccattCCCTGATTGAAACCTCCGGCTCTTTTGCTGGTAAATGCTAAATGAGTCCCCAGCAACTACTTTTATAATGATCTTCTTTTTCTGATCGGCAACAGCTGCCTGATCAAACCCTTTTATCTGTGTCTGAAATACAACACAaccggggtgtgtgtgtgtgtgtgtgtgtgtgtgtgtgttacccgGTGGGGAATATGGGAGCGTTCTCCTGCTGTCCTGGAGCATCGACATGCAGAACTGAGAAATGCTGTGTCACTTCCAGCATGTCCTCGTAGTTAAACAGGCTGTTGAAACAAGACttatctatacacacacacacacacacaaatatttattatatattataatattatgtttttaatcttGTATATTAactgttaatgtttgtgtgtgtgtgtctactcaCGGTTAAGTCCGATGTCATGGTAGGTGAGGATTGTGGGTCGGTTGCCCTTAGCAACTCCCCTCATGGTAACGTGCAGCACACCGTGGGCCGTCTCCACATCGTGCTCCTGAACAACAAACAAGAGCTGAACTTCCTCCTGTCAGCAGCGACCCAGATGAACGTCTTACACTCGCTTCATGCAGTGAAgtgagagcaaagagaaaccaGTGACCTCCTCCAATCATTGCTTTCATTTTAACACCAGACAACAGCTCGTTTATCTCATGTTTCTCtttgaaacacttgaacatagaCCTGAACAACGTGCTGAAAGATCTGATGAATCCCattatagctgttttcagacctgcactcaAGTCTTAAcaatgttcctgacgtgttcctgacgtgttcctgacgtgttcctcacatgttctgcaggttctgtttgtgagaacaaatgtctgagtcagtgtctctggacatttcctggatcttctcctgcagcctcctggtaaaatgtgtgtaacatgtccttgtgagtccatgtgaggaaacagcaggacaatgtgtggaagcttcccagagagcgagtggacgtgttgatgaggtttctaacacgtgacggacgtgaaactggaagaacacaaacatctcaggatgaagaagaggagccgtacacgtagaagacgaagacgtcaactgggaaacacgaggagattccagagctttcgATAATCATATCtgaaaaactctggaaaatgtccttaGTTGGGTCAGACACCAGATGGACAGCCCCAGTGCACATGAACGCACCACGCTGTAGTTGTGTTGCAGCTGGTTTGTGTGTAACTATATGATTTCATGTGAAACAGCAGCTTGTTCGTTCTCGTCTGACAGTAGAACGAATGGCTCATGAATCTATAGGCTGAGGTGTTGTCTCCAAATCTCATCGATCAACTGACCAAGGAAACAACGGACTGATCCTATTAATGGTTCTTCAACACATTCATGGGCACACACAAGCTGTGACACTACGTTATCACATGAATCTGTGAGACCGCAGAGCAGCTGAAAAACCACGATTTCCTTTTACTGATGTTGTTTGAATGAAagttcaaaacattttcatcattttagtAAATTTAAGTTTAATTGATAAGATTTATTAATTCTTATCTCTTGCAGAtcaacttttccttttcctgatTCAGAACTTCTCATTCTGTCTATTTCTGAGAacgattttaaaatgtatgtaacaTAAATAATACTACCTGTCGTCTCTGTGTTTCTAGTGAAACAGTGAGTGTGGAGCTACAACAGGTGAACGGGCTAGGACGCTAACCGGCTAACAGAGCCAACACCTCGAGGTTAGCAGCAGCATGACTCAGGAGAGCAGGCCGATGAAACGCTAACTTACGAACTCACCACCCCGACTCCTAAAGAACAGGAGATCTGATGCAGATCCAGAGCGTCAGACAtcctgacagaggagaggaggaggacagaggaggagttTCAGAGTTTTAAAGACACAAGGTTTCCCAAGATggaaggaaacagagaaacagagacaagagACGGAGGAGATTTTGTCCTTTAGCTTTCTGCAAagtgagagaagaaagagaaagtgggGGCGGTGTGATTGGATCAAGAGGAATAATCTCTGTTGTCATTGGCTGAGAGCCGTAAGGTCTTAAAGGTCTTAACAGCCAACCACTTCTTTCATCCCTCACTGGTTTCATCCTGTCTTCCCTTCAAATCTTATTCTGGCctcttccccttcctctctctgctctcctcctcctcctcctccttctcctcctcctcctcctcctcctcctcctcctcctccctcctccttccctccctcctcctcctcctcctcagagtaACCTGAGGCAGAGGGTGGTTTTAATTGAAGTCTTCTTCATCACGATATGTGTAGTTAATATTATTCAGTCTGAGAGGAGACGTcaacatgtctgtttttaaagatgtggCTTCTTTAGCACCTTGTTGGTCGCCCtaactttttaaatcattgctttAAATCATTGCGAGAGGCAGAGCTCTGACTCTGTGTGATTTGAAATATCTTTGATCAGCATCATTGATGTAAAGTGACCTGCTCCAGTGACATTAGTCCTGCTGATCAATTACTGTGTGATTATCGATCTAACTCCAGCCTGATGTTTGGACACGTCACACACAAGCCTCTGAATGTGAGGCTGTTGCCTTGTGCTCTGATGAATTGATCCATTATCACCTTCGTTAAGTCTGATTCATTACGTGCCAGTTAATAGTCACGGCCGGATACAGAAACATGTTGGACAATCACAAACCCCTCCATGAtgtaaacacatcaacacactgttATATCATTAACATCATAATATGACACATGTTGAATCACAGATTTTTATGcctgtttcaacacaaacacgttGATGTGAAACATATCTAATGTTTGAGGTTTGAACATGAAGGTTCTTGTGTGTTAGTGCTGAACGTACCTGACAGTCAAAGTCCTGGAGATTTCTCCCGTTctgaagagacacagacaaactctTTTAATCAATAATATTAATTGTCATGAATAATCTTTTCCAGGAAATGATGCAGATTGTAAGTTTTTAACTCTTGAATATTTCTGTCGGCTTGGGGGGTGCTTGGTGTCTTGTTCACGAGTGACGGGAAGATGGGCGAGTTGGTAAAGTATCTGGAGGGATGCAGGCGTTGTACCAGCCCGATGTGTCGGAGAAGAAGCCTCAAGGCAAAGCTTTCAATTTACAGGTGGATCTCCGCTCTCAGCCTCAGCTCACAGAAGAGAGTTTTCTCCGTCAGACTGAGAGTCGGGTGAGGAGTTCAGACGTCCAGGGGGAGCTCGGAGTAGAAGCTCTGTACTTCACGTGGAAAGAGGACAATTGAGGTGGTTCGAGCATCTGGTCAGGATCCTCCTGGGCCACTTCTGTTGGAGGTTTACCAGGACGCCCAACTGGGAGGAGATCCTGaggtagacccagaactcccCGGAGGGACCACATATCCCATCAGGCCTGGGAACGCCTCGGGATGGAAGGCaacggacagacggacggactgatggaatttttctttttaaaatggcCTAACTAAGGGGGGATGATTAAGTCGGACAGTTATAGAAAAATATCCTGTTATGAAACAACCATTAAAAACTTGTAGGGGAACCTAACATGCAATTTGTTGTTTACAgtagagtatatatatattacattgtattcaaataaattaatttaaatgatcTACTTTAGTTTTTTATGCTCATTTTGAGTTTGGAGAAACATTTCGATTTTTCTGACTGGGCAGATCATCGCCGTGACCCCGGCGGAGCCCCGCCCCCTCACCTGTCCCGTCAGGAGGGGTTTGATCTCAGTCAGCTGGACGTCGTGAAGCTCCTCCATCATAAGACAACTTTACAGTCACCTTGGTAAAATCCTCCttcaagacacacacatggattcaaaacacacaagagacagaataaataacatttagaGTTTCGATGTTTTCTTCTCATTGtcttgaaaacacatttagaggatgatgggagttgtagtcttcagTGTAATAGGTTGAAGATGTAGATTATTAGACATTAATgg contains:
- the LOC118110482 gene encoding protein NDRG3 isoform X1; translation: MMEELHDVQLTEIKPLLTGQNGRNLQDFDCQEHDVETAHGVLHVTMRGVAKGNRPTILTYHDIGLNHKSCFNSLFNYEDMLEVTQHFSVLHVDAPGQQENAPIFPTGYQYPTMDELAEMLPSVLTQLQVKSVIGIGVGAGAYVLTKLALNEPSLVESLVLIDIDPCAKGWMDWAASKLSGWTSNLVDIIMGHHFSTDELTENKEIIQTYRLHISQDIPQDNLVMFYSSYDSRTELQMERPVVGLNENTVTTLRCPALLVVGDTSPAVDAVVECNSRLNPTKTTLLKMADCGGLPQVVQPGKLAEAFKYFVQGMGYMPTAGMTRLVRSRTHSASSVGSTDGVRSRTTTNTLPEGVNSSSSELTVPHTIEMTS
- the LOC118110482 gene encoding protein NDRG3 isoform X2: MSDALDLHQISCSLGVGVEHDVETAHGVLHVTMRGVAKGNRPTILTYHDIGLNHKSCFNSLFNYEDMLEVTQHFSVLHVDAPGQQENAPIFPTGYQYPTMDELAEMLPSVLTQLQVKSVIGIGVGAGAYVLTKLALNEPSLVESLVLIDIDPCAKGWMDWAASKLSGWTSNLVDIIMGHHFSTDELTENKEIIQTYRLHISQDIPQDNLVMFYSSYDSRTELQMERPVVGLNENTVTTLRCPALLVVGDTSPAVDAVVECNSRLNPTKTTLLKMADCGGLPQVVQPGKLAEAFKYFVQGMGYMPTAGMTRLVRSRTHSASSVGSTDGVRSRTTTNTLPEGVNSSSSELTVPHTIEMTS
- the LOC118110482 gene encoding protein NDRG3 isoform X3, which gives rise to MMEELHDVQLTEIKPLLTGQNGRNLQDFDCQEHDVETAHGVLHVTMRGVAKGNRPTILTYHDIGLNHKSCFNSLFNYEDMLEVTQHFSVLHVDAPGQQENAPIFPTGYQYPTMDELAEMLPSVLTQLQVKSVIGIGVGAGAYVLTKLALNEPSLVESLVLIDIDPCAKGWMDWAASKLSGWTSNLVDIIMGHHFSTDELTENKEIIQTYRLHISQDIPQDNLVMFYSSYDSRTELQMERPVVGLNENTVTTLRCPALLVVGDTSPAVDAVVECNSRLNPTKTTLLKMADCGGLPQVVQPGKLAEAFKYFVQGMGYIPHVVLKHLSNQSGIRISTTIQNPAPPSPPSISIFVAISC